agaatattataaacacgTCGTTTTCTCGCTGGAAGAGGATAAACGAGCGAGAAAAAACCCGATGACATATGAATGCAAGACGCCTTGATTTCCTGAAGGGATATGAGTCACGCAAAGACTGATCTctgcgtttctctctctctcgctctgcgTGTAGAAATTTCGATGACGTAATAAGCGATCGCAAAGATGTAACGAGCACTTAACTCAACTTGCAGGATGTGGTGGACGATCACCGGAACTTTCGGCAACATATTGCCGATCGACTGGAGCAAATCCTACGCCAGGAAGATGCACATGCCCGCTTTGAACCTGAACGAAGTACCCGTTCCAACGGAGAGGtagattgtaataattttgctCGTTGTCGGCGCGCTTAAACGCGAATTCTCCGTTTCCGCTTGGACCGGCAGCTCTCGTTAGCGCTCTCGTAAATTCAATATtcgctttccttcttttcgCTGTAGACCCGAGCTAGAAGATTTAAGTAGCGAAGACGAGGCGGTTGCGACAGATCTGGACATGCATGCTTTGATCTTATCCAGCAGCACCGACACGCACAGTCCGGAGGAGCCGCTGAAGACCGCCGAGGAGGTCCTCCGTGAGATAGATGACATAATGCAGGTAATCTCGGATATACTCCTTTACTCGATTTACGCGGTTTACCACGCGAAACGAGCGCGACTGACGGCGTCGCGTCTTCTTGCCCGCAGGAAAGTCCGTCGATGGAAAGATCACCGGACTCCGAGGGTTCTATGCTCGACAGCGACGAGGCCCTGGAAAGAAGTAGAGAGGTGCTTGGATCACCGCTTCACGAAAAGAGTATGCTCGGACTTGCGTCTCTTGCGATCAGTCACTGGAAATTTCAATTGTTAAAAAGCGAAAatgcatctctctctttctctctctctcttagaACTGAAGCAACTCTCCTCCAGCCAGCTGACCGAACTGTTTGGCGAGATGGAGTCGTTGGTCGCGGCGTTGAGCGAAACGCTGATCGCCGAGCTCGCGCTCAGGGACGAGCTGGAATACGAGAAGGAGCTGAAGAACCAGTTCATCTCGTTATTGTTGGCCGTGCAGAATCGACGCAGGCAGCATCACGTCACGAAGAAGAGGACTCAAATGCAGAGCGGCACCAGTCCCCTGCCGCAACACAGGTCCCTGCAGGAGCCAAAGGTAACGCACACCGTCGTTATCGCGTCAAATTACACGTTTAAAACGCGTGCACGTAGGACGTTTCCTCGCAGTGCGCGAAGAAGTCTCGAAAAACTGAGAAAAACCAGCATGAATCTTTTCCTCGTTGCAGTACCTGACGACTGTTATTCCATATCATACAGACAGCGGTCCGCCAGACAATCAAGCCTTGCAAGTACTCATCAAAAGTGAGTACTTTGACGGCACATTTgccgtttttaaaatattaaatactagctggcgctcggtatatttggaaaatataaagcataaagaacgtatttttttacgatgcgcacatttttagaagctgcaagacgattgcacatagcctatgttactcaggaagatctaagctatccaccagtgaaagattttttcaaatcggtttagtagtttctgagattaccccgaacaatggaacaaactttacctctttattaaattaatatgataatatgattaaatattaacgacGTTTACTTTTAGTATTGAAGGCCATTAGCGAGGACAGCCCAGCAGTGCCGACTTTGCTGACAGATTATATACTCAAGGGTAATTCAATTCGATTCAACAGCCATAAATAATGATActttaaatgataatattaaagatatacgTTGCATCTCGATCGccgtaaaaagaaaacacgCTAACATGCCTGCTGTCCGAATTTCAGTGTTATGTCCGACTTAGGAAAAGGATGCACCTTGAAAAGAAACGCTAAACGGACGTCAGCGAAATACAATGCGCTCTTCTTCTTGCCAGTACGCTTTCAGCCGTCGTTGTGCCGCATCGTCACTGCGTTAAGACAACTAGCTTACCAGTTGTTACTCGAACCACACTCGATCTGTATCGGCTGTAGAGATAGATAAGGTTTCTCTCCGATATCCTCTATCTAgtcttataatttatatacttacgattacaattataattacgatgtgtacatgatataatattttacttgcTTAGGGTATCgtacaagtatatttttcataactcGCGTATGTAAGCGTATACGTTATTATATTGACTCGCGTGAATTCGTACGTCTCATTCTCCCGCAATCTTCATATCTCGTGTATAATTATATCCCGACACGATTCACACCCTCGCTTCTTCGGTTTCGCATCCTCTCGCGTAAAACGTAAAAAGTTCGAGGGAAAGCTTTTTTCTTATGTGCGAGCTCCTTGTCGAGGATTTCGTGAACCGCTACTACTTTAGCAAATAAATCAGTTTCTCCACGTAAGGAATTCGGATTAATGTAAATTGTTGTAAACGCTAGCAGCTAGAGATCTTCTCCATCGGTCACGCGCAAACGTTGAAAAACCTCGCAGTATCAGTCAGGTTGAAGTTACTCGCTCCACCGATAATAcgataattgtataattgttCTCACGCAATGCGCAAAAGACTCGGACGACACTGTGTGTGTTTGTAAAGAcgtttgagaaataaattgaaCAACCTCACTGCTCTCTGCTCTCGGATGTCGTTGTTTGTCAATTCATCATTTCCTCCCCTCTATCGTCTATTCCCTTTTTTCTACACGTATCGATTTATCTGACGTAGATGTGTATCGTGACATTTCGGAATATTCAAGGAGAAATACCGTGTCTAAAATTTACAAGTTAGCCTTTACGACAGTACTGCACGGGACATTGCGGGGCTAAACAGCTGGGTTGCTGACAACAGTCTGCACCTCGGCGGTACCACTTGGACGTCTGAAATTAAATCCACGCATCAATCTCATGGAATATCTAAAGCGCAAAACAATTTTAGAGAGAGTagctattgggttggccaaaaagtaattgcgttttttttatataaataaaaggcgaatttttcatgggaaacaaaaactttattaaacaatatattgtccattttgtttgattatcttttgccatttttcaggcaacttcatgattccgcgctcaaaaaagttcttatctttttcagcaaaaaacaattccaacaacgatttcatatcctcatcagcagtaaaggttttaccattcaaggcgttttgcaaagaaccaaacaaatggtaatctgatggtgccgggtctggcgaatatggtggatgtggtaacacgtcccatccaagctgcaacaatttttcacgagtgacaaaacttgtacgtggtctagcgttatcatggtgaaacacaacacctttgcgattcaccaattctcgacgtttctgtttgatggcatcgtttaatttatccagttgacgacagtatacgtctgaattaatggtttgattccttgcaagcagctcaaaatacacaatacctttaaagtcccaccagactgacagcataatctttctttggtgaatatctgcttttcaagtgctttcagcaggttcatcacgcttgctccacgatctttttcgtttgacgttgttgtagacgatccatttttcgtcgcctgttatcatacgtctcaaaaatcgatcattttcctcacgtttcaaaagagaatcgcagatgtcaatacgcttagtgagatgaatttctttgagctcatgtgctacccaaatatcgagcttactaatgtatccaagtcgttttgaatggttttcaacactcgatttcgatatgttaagattctcggcaatctctcgtgtcgttaaacgccgattcgaatcgatcagtgcctttattttgtcatcatcaatttcgattggccttcctgagcgtggtgcatctttcacattaaaatctcgagatcgaaatttagtaaaccaattttgacactgccgcagttgcaaagcatcttcgccatatacatgacataactttttatgagcttgcacagcgtttttcccttttcggaagtaataaaagaaaatatgaggaaaatgttctttttgattttccattttgaaatcgacggcaaacaaacaatcgttaacgaaatcgtgtactttctttttgtaaaacaagcttgaactgtgagttgttaagctacataatgaatttgcggtttagaatgaagttagttacatttcaagacatgtatgtccatctattggaaaaaaacgcaattactttttggccaacccaatagtagaACTAGCTCGCGTTGgagcaaagaaacaatttggAGAGACGTACGCTCTGCTGGACATAACTGCGACCAGGTATATCGTCCGCCAACTCGACGAGACTTGGACTTGCAAGCTTCATGATCGTCGCGGTCGAGCAATAAGTGATGAGGGGTCTGTTTACGGGGAACGTCCACGCCGGCTTACACTCGTCGGGACTGGGTCTAACGTGCCATGCCTCGGGATCGTATCTGCGGTCGTACTTAACGCACATTGCCGATTTGTCATTGCCGCGTCTGGAATTAATTCATCGTTTACTCTTCTGTCGATTTTATCAGCGTCAGCGTCAGCTAATTAATTGTTGTTCCTCACAAGGAATCCATCTCCGCAAAGAGACACTTCAGACGTCGCAGctcgtcgccggcattgcacaCTCTGTTAGAGAAGCCCCAATTTCCAAGCGCCTCCGCCACGCCGGTGCCGTGGCCTTTGGAAAATTCGTACGTGCACGGGATTGTTGGCACtgccatttttttcagataCTTGTCAATTTTGCAAAGGTATACGCCGCGTAAAGATAGACCGACCGTTTCACATAAAGGCTAAAGAGAAAATAGGTTTCCCGACTTTGACACTCGTGAGCCTTGAAGTTTGCTCGTGTGCAATTTCTCGTTCTAAACAATCGCAAAACGCTGCTGTAAATTTATaagtaaatttgaataaacgACTATCGGAAATGCAAGGTACAATGGATGTATCTTTATTTCAGTTTAGCAATATGTGGACAACATGATGTGGAAAGATGTatgtgtgttgtgtgtgtatatgcgtgtctatatatatatgtacaagtatatatatccacatatatatacatacatgttcaTATACACGATGtttgtgtgtatatattcaaatttacgCATCATAGATTTATCTCTAAATAAtctaatagtaaaataattcatcTTTTTTGTGACTTAatctttatatcttatatatctaaataaaatatagggTAAACGTGCGTATTGAGACATAGAATGTTACATCATAAGTAGAATCTTCATTATGATATCACGTGCTCATATTCACACACTCGTCATCACTTTCAATTTCTAGCGCATCTTGCAAGGTCAACTCAGAAGTATCAGTAGTATTTGCACTGAAATTAACGTCCACGAGCAATTAGCAGTTATAATAACGATTACTTACGGcctaataaatatcttttcttcttaaggggcagctggagttgctagtgaactattttttcactatagcgatggtaattgcagtttcgaaaattctctttattgcttgtgcagaataaaaactccttttccacaaatgaagtatagatagaaagaaagtccgctctacaggactttatattcaaaatggaaaaaagttaaaaacttgcatttgtcttttctaacttttttccattttgaatataaagtcctgtagagcggactttctatctatacttcatttgtggaaaaggattttttattctgcacaagcaataaagagaattttcgaaactacaattaccatcgctatagtgaaaaaatagttcactagcaactccagcatccccttaatcgagtaattaatatcttaGCGCCCATTGAAAAATGCTTACCGTCGTTTATTGAATTTTCCCATCAATGTAAGCTTTTATAGCAGTCTGGCACTCCGTGGAACACCAATGCTGAATCAATAGATACGTCTCTGATTCAAGCGCAGCGTCCAACTTTTTCCGTAAGCTGTGACGTAATAGGGCCTTTGTTGCCTCCATGGACTAGAAAAATAACTTTCTGTCAGAAAGCACACGCCGAGCTGGTGGCACGAGACGAATGCAATTGcagacgcgcgcgtgcagataTCTTCGTAATCTCCTGTCCCGAATGTGCGCTAAACGTGGATTTCTTGCGACGTTTGCGTTGCCACATCGTCGAAAGAATGCACTCCTTCTTAgcattttgatttttcatgTGCCACGTCGCCACGAGCGCAGACAACAGCGTAACGTCATGAATATTAACAAGTTTCGTAATTACGAGTCATGTGTGGGAGCAAACGCGTGGAATCGGGAATGCGTATTAGCATTATTGTCGCTCGCGTTAACATCGATTTTGCCTGTAGCAGTCGAATCTAACACGCGTACGTGGCCGTAAACATGATCGTCAGGATCTGTCTCTTGGTTTGCACGGTAGGCGCGAGTGTCGGCGTGTACACCACGATCAGCAGTAAAGCCAACAACGTTACATTCAAGTACACGAATGGAGTTTGTATACGAGATTGTATATCGCGTAGATACTCGATGCTCCGTCGTAAACGACAACGAATGACAAACGTTGCTTGAATTCGTTGAGACAGGTCGAGGGGGAGAGCGATCTGCATCACTGCGCGCCTCACGAAGTGTGCAACGTGGTTCACGATCGGTTTTGGATGCCCAGTTTAACGGAGAGACTTTGCCACTGTGCCAACGGCAGAGAATGCCCGTGGCAATGGACGAAAACGCTCGACAACTCGACTGTCTCGCTCAATAACAGATCCGTTTTAAAGGTACACCAAAGGTATCGAGATGCTAAGGTAGCGAAGCGCCGTTCTTTCGTATTTCTAATGTCATCGCATCTTTTTCATAGTTTTGCACGCAGGTAGCGGAACTGGAAACGTGCGCGCATAGACAAGAGGCAGCGACAGTGCACGGGGAAGGTGA
The Ooceraea biroi isolate clonal line C1 chromosome 12, Obir_v5.4, whole genome shotgun sequence DNA segment above includes these coding regions:
- the LOC105281559 gene encoding fasciculation and elongation protein zeta-2 isoform X2, whose protein sequence is MRDMAGKIAELKFEAPLARFEEEDTASLKNMNLLTEQLLDASLDASFGENCNANEPPTTHESGTDILQEGTFSPFSGSLEDLVNTFDEKITSCFRDYGTDVESLAPVQVRTQEEIMNECQMWWTITGTFGNILPIDWSKSYARKMHMPALNLNEVPVPTESSTDTHSPEEPLKTAEEVLREIDDIMQESPSMERSPDSEGSMLDSDEALERSREVLGSPLHEKKLKQLSSSQLTELFGEMESLVAALSETLIAELALRDELEYEKELKNQFISLLLAVQNRRRQHHVTKKRTQMQSGTSPLPQHRSLQEPKYLTTVIPYHTDSGPPDNQALQVLIKILKAISEDSPAVPTLLTDYILKVLCPT
- the LOC105281561 gene encoding uncharacterized protein LOC105281561 — translated: MIVRICLLVCTVGASVGVYTTISSKANNVTFKYTNGVEGESDLHHCAPHEVCNVVHDRFWMPSLTERLCHCANGRECPWQWTKTLDNSTVSLNNRSVLKFCTQVAELETCAHRQEAATVHGEGDTSNNYIIPYNVTVNCACPQTHYWKLQRYTYAESGLVQVFKCVRKRMCEALEFCGYIRADLYSTYYRCTCPERHFCIFKNTIRVNVQELLYSGPAYMAYCYRL
- the LOC105281560 gene encoding uncharacterized protein LOC105281560 → MAVPTIPCTYEFSKGHGTGVAEALGNWGFSNRVCNAGDELRRLKCLFAEMDSLRGNDKSAMCVKYDRRYDPEAWHVRPSPDECKPAWTFPVNRPLITYCSTATIMKLASPSLVELADDIPGRSYVQQSTSKWYRRGADCCQQPSCLAPQCPVQYCRKG
- the LOC105281559 gene encoding fasciculation and elongation protein zeta-2 isoform X1; this encodes MRDMAGKIAELKFEAPLARFEEEDTASLKNMNLLTEQLLDASLDASFGENCNANEPPTTHESGTDILQEGTFSPFSGSLEDLVNTFDEKITSCFRDYGTDVESLAPVQVRTQEEIMNECQMWWTITGTFGNILPIDWSKSYARKMHMPALNLNEVPVPTERPELEDLSSEDEAVATDLDMHALILSSSTDTHSPEEPLKTAEEVLREIDDIMQESPSMERSPDSEGSMLDSDEALERSREVLGSPLHEKKLKQLSSSQLTELFGEMESLVAALSETLIAELALRDELEYEKELKNQFISLLLAVQNRRRQHHVTKKRTQMQSGTSPLPQHRSLQEPKYLTTVIPYHTDSGPPDNQALQVLIKILKAISEDSPAVPTLLTDYILKVLCPT